In Caballeronia sp. TF1N1, the DNA window CCGTCGAGCCGATGAACCCTTCGCTGATATGCAATCCGCGCGAATCGATCGTGAGACGGCGGATCGCCGTATCGTGCGAACCTTCGCGCTGTTTGACCACCGACACCATGCGATACAGCGACGAGTTTGCCTCGACATAGCGCAGGAGCACGATGTTTTCGGTCATCGCGGACGCCCGCAAGGTGGTGGGCGTCGTCGAATCGCCGTAGAGCGGCAACTCTTCCGTCACGAGCGTGGTGACGCCGGCTTCGCGCAGACGGTGCGTGAGCGCGTTCAAGAATAGCCCGAGGCGCTCGGTGCGGTTGGCCGACTGAAAGAAGCCGTCGACGCCATCCACCACGAGCCGCGACGCCTTCGAGCGCTGGATCGACGCAATCAGTTCCGAGGCAAGTTCGTCGATGGCGAGTTCCACGGCGGGATGCCATTCCAGTAGCAAATGGCCGCTATCGACAGCGTCTTTCAGGTCGATGCCGACCGACGCCGCCTTCGCGATCAGCCGCTCCGGCGACTCGTAAAGCCCGAAGTAGACGCACTGCTCGCCGCGCGCCGCGCCCGCCTGCAAAAACTTGAGCGCGAGCAGCGTCTTGCCGACGCCCGAGGGCCCAATAAACGTGGTGGTCGAACCGCGCACCACGCCGCCGCCAAGCATCTGATCGAAATCGGGGAAACCGAAGGCAAGACGGCTTTCGAAGTCCGGCACGTCGTGCGCATTCGCCGACGATGCTTCGAGTCGCGGGAAAGTCACGAGTCCGTCCGCCGTGATCTTGAAGAAATGCTTGCCGAGCAGATGATCGCGCGCGCGCAGCTTATGCACTTCGATTTCCCGTGCGCGGCGCATTCCGGTGTTGTAGCGATTTAGCTCGATCAAGCCATCGACCAATGTGTGCTCGGGATGCGGCTCGTTGCCGGACAGCGGCGCGAGGATGAGCGTCGTGCAGCGCGCGGCGCTCACGAAGGCCGACAACTCGTGGATGAATTGCGAGAGTTCGAGTTCGGTCGAACTGAATTCGCGGGCGCTGCGAAAGCCGTCGATGACCATGAAACGCGGGCGGCTCGTGCGGATGGTCGCCGCGATGAGCGAGAGAAAGCCCGACAGGCCGTCGCGTATCAGTTCGTGGTAACCGCTCACAAACAGCATGCGTTCGGAAATGGCGTCGGCGTCGTAGAACGACATTGCCCGGAGGTGCGACAGCAGCTTCGTGTGCGATTCGGCGATCAGCGTGATGTATAGCACCATGTCACCCTGGCCCACGCGATGAAAACCGATCTGCGACGAAAGGATCGTCTTTCCCGCGCCAGCCATGCCTTCGATCATGTACAGACCACCTTCGGCGAGACCGCCGCCCAGAATCTCGTCCAGACCTGCCACGCCAGTCGTGACGTTGCCGTCGTTGGGTATGGGCTGTCGGGGCGAAACGGTGGGGAGCTTGTCGTCTTGGGTCATGGAGTGTTCGTTTTACTTGGCGATCCGTTTGAGCGAACGCGAATTATGGCTGACTCCGAGCAACAATGGGATCTTCCGTCTGTGGTGAAAGCCCGTCCGCCTTGGCGCTGGATGACAACCCATCGATGGGCAGAGGCGCGCGTTGGATTCCCGTTCCTGCAAAAAGGGTGGCGCTAAAGGTTTGAACTCTACTCGTCCGCATTTTTCACGCCCGCTCGTCTTCTCGGGAGTGCATCCCAAAAATAGGACGAAATTGAGAACCTTCTCATGGGCGATGACGCTTGGCCCTGTTGAAATGGCATCCATGCATTAACGAGGGCCGAAGATGGATCGAGGCCTTTTCTGTTCCAGGCGTTACGCGCCGTTTCATTTCAGGTCAGCCATGTCCCGTCCGAACTCGCTTTCAAGCATCGTCACGCTCGCGCTTTGTCTCGTTTCTTCGTTTCCGATTTCAGTTTCATGCGCGAATGCCGGCGAACGGCTGCCCGATTCGCGCATTCTTTCGGCGGCTCCGTTCAATTTTCACGCGGACAAGGAAATCTTCTCGCGCCTACCGGCAAAACCCGTGGATTCGCGCATCTTTTCGCCTAATAAACCCGAACGCTACAACGGCGATTCGCGAGTGGCACAAACGCGATTCGATCACGCGCAAATGATTTGATTTGGAAGAGTAGAGCGCGCAGGTTGTTCTGGAATTAATTGGATTCTCTGACCATAATCAGATACGCATTAAGCTGGATGCGTAATCCGAATTGAGCAACTTGCCGGCGAAATGTCGCCGAATTGCATGACGTCGATGGTCGCAACAGTCGTTCAGATGGCGCACGCTTCGGTGAATAATGAGATGCGAAGCGGGATGTCGATTTTTTTGGGAATTATCCCTGCGGTAAATTCTTAAGCCGTTGCTAGAATCGCGGCGGCTTTCGGTCGTTTCAAGATCGCGATACCGAACTTCATCTATTTCTCAAAACGGGCTTATTCGCGCTTTCGCAATTCAGGCGCTGAAATAAGCGGAAATCCCGTCAATTGCCAACAGGCGCTCTGCTTACTCATTCAATATGTTCAACAAGACCAT includes these proteins:
- a CDS encoding ATPase domain-containing protein, which produces MTQDDKLPTVSPRQPIPNDGNVTTGVAGLDEILGGGLAEGGLYMIEGMAGAGKTILSSQIGFHRVGQGDMVLYITLIAESHTKLLSHLRAMSFYDADAISERMLFVSGYHELIRDGLSGFLSLIAATIRTSRPRFMVIDGFRSAREFSSTELELSQFIHELSAFVSAARCTTLILAPLSGNEPHPEHTLVDGLIELNRYNTGMRRAREIEVHKLRARDHLLGKHFFKITADGLVTFPRLEASSANAHDVPDFESRLAFGFPDFDQMLGGGVVRGSTTTFIGPSGVGKTLLALKFLQAGAARGEQCVYFGLYESPERLIAKAASVGIDLKDAVDSGHLLLEWHPAVELAIDELASELIASIQRSKASRLVVDGVDGFFQSANRTERLGLFLNALTHRLREAGVTTLVTEELPLYGDSTTPTTLRASAMTENIVLLRYVEANSSLYRMVSVVKQREGSHDTAIRRLTIDSRGLHISEGFIGSTGLLSGHPSLAPALSVSDPGQRA